One genomic segment of Danio aesculapii chromosome 15, fDanAes4.1, whole genome shotgun sequence includes these proteins:
- the lhx1a gene encoding LIM/homeobox protein Lhx1 isoform X2 — MLLRRFGTKCAGCAQGISPNDLVRRARSKVFHLNCFTCMMCNKQLSTGEELYIIDENKFVCKDDYLSNTNGKDSNLLSVTACSDPSLSPDSQDQLQDDVKDAEIANLSDKETGNNENDDQNLGGKRRGPRTTIKAKQLETLKAAFAATPKPTRHIREQLAQETGLNMRVIQVWFQNRRSKERRMKQLSALGARRHAFFRSPRRMRTLVDRLEPGELIPNGPFSYYGDYQSEYYGPGGNYDFFPQGPPSSQAQTPVDLPFVPSSGPTGTPLGGMDHPIPGHHPSSEVQRFSDIMSHHPGDSPSPEPGIPGPLHSMSSDVFGPSPSFTSLSLNGSGYSNHLSHPPSEMNEGTVW; from the exons GCGCTTTGGAACAAAATGCGCGGGTTGTGCTCAGGGGATCTCGCCGAATGACTTGGTCCGGAGGGCACGGAGCAAAGTGTTTCATCTGAACTGCTTCACATGCATGATGTGTAACAAGCAGCTGTCCACAGGAGAGGAATTGTACATCATAGACGAAAATAAATTTGTCTGTAAAGACGATTATTTAAGCAACACGAACGGAAAAGACTCAAATCTCCTATCAG TTACAGCTTGCAGTGATCCTAGTTTATCGCCAGATTCTCAAGACCAGCTACAGGACGATGTCAAGGATGCGGAAATCGCTAATTTATCGGACAAAGAAACGGGTAACAATGAAAATGATGACCAGAACCTCGGAGGCAAACGGAGAGGACCGCGTACCACTATTAAAGCAAAGCAACTGGAGACACTGAAAGCGGCATTCGCGGCGACCCCCAAACCAACCAGACACATCAGGGAGCAACTGGCGCAGGAGACGGGACTCAACATGCGAGTTATTCAG GTATGGTTTCAGAACCGGCGGTCCAAAGAACGGCGTATGAAACAGCTGAGCGCGCTCGGCGCCAGGAGACACGCGTTCTTCCGGAGTCCGAGAAGAATGCGAACGCTTGTGGACAGACTCGAGCCTGGAGAATTAATTCCAAACGGCCCGTTTTCATACTATGGAG ATTATCAAAGTGAGTACTACGGCCCAGGAGGGAATTACGACTTCTTTCCCCAAGGCCCTCCATCCTCACAGGCCCAGACTCCTGTAGACCTCCCCTTTGTTCCCTCATCAGGACCCACCGGTACCCCACTAGGGGGCATGGACCATCCTATCCCCGGTCACCATCCGTCCAGTGAAGTACAGCGCTTTTCAGACATCATGTCTCACCACCCGGGAGACTCGCCTAGTCCTGAGCCCGGCATTCCTGGACCCCTGCACAGTATGTCCTCAGATGTTTTCGGGCCCAGTCCGTCCTTTACGTCCCTCTCGCTGAACGGCAGCGGATACAGCAACCACCTCTCCCATCCTCCGTCAGAAATGAACGAGGGCACGGTCTGGTAG
- the lhx1a gene encoding LIM/homeobox protein Lhx1 isoform X1, protein MVHCAGCERPILDRFLLNVLDRAWHIKCVQCCECKCNLTEKCFSREGKLYCKNDFFRRFGTKCAGCAQGISPNDLVRRARSKVFHLNCFTCMMCNKQLSTGEELYIIDENKFVCKDDYLSNTNGKDSNLLSVTACSDPSLSPDSQDQLQDDVKDAEIANLSDKETGNNENDDQNLGGKRRGPRTTIKAKQLETLKAAFAATPKPTRHIREQLAQETGLNMRVIQVWFQNRRSKERRMKQLSALGARRHAFFRSPRRMRTLVDRLEPGELIPNGPFSYYGDYQSEYYGPGGNYDFFPQGPPSSQAQTPVDLPFVPSSGPTGTPLGGMDHPIPGHHPSSEVQRFSDIMSHHPGDSPSPEPGIPGPLHSMSSDVFGPSPSFTSLSLNGSGYSNHLSHPPSEMNEGTVW, encoded by the exons ATGGTCCACTGTGCGGGCTGCGAGAGGCCTATATTGGACAGGTTTCTCCTTAATGTTCTGGACAGAGCATGGCACATCAAGTGCGTACAGTGCTGCGAGTGCAAATGTAACCTAACAGAGAAATGCTTCTCTCGAGAAGGAAAACTATATTGCAAAAACGACTTCTTTAG GCGCTTTGGAACAAAATGCGCGGGTTGTGCTCAGGGGATCTCGCCGAATGACTTGGTCCGGAGGGCACGGAGCAAAGTGTTTCATCTGAACTGCTTCACATGCATGATGTGTAACAAGCAGCTGTCCACAGGAGAGGAATTGTACATCATAGACGAAAATAAATTTGTCTGTAAAGACGATTATTTAAGCAACACGAACGGAAAAGACTCAAATCTCCTATCAG TTACAGCTTGCAGTGATCCTAGTTTATCGCCAGATTCTCAAGACCAGCTACAGGACGATGTCAAGGATGCGGAAATCGCTAATTTATCGGACAAAGAAACGGGTAACAATGAAAATGATGACCAGAACCTCGGAGGCAAACGGAGAGGACCGCGTACCACTATTAAAGCAAAGCAACTGGAGACACTGAAAGCGGCATTCGCGGCGACCCCCAAACCAACCAGACACATCAGGGAGCAACTGGCGCAGGAGACGGGACTCAACATGCGAGTTATTCAG GTATGGTTTCAGAACCGGCGGTCCAAAGAACGGCGTATGAAACAGCTGAGCGCGCTCGGCGCCAGGAGACACGCGTTCTTCCGGAGTCCGAGAAGAATGCGAACGCTTGTGGACAGACTCGAGCCTGGAGAATTAATTCCAAACGGCCCGTTTTCATACTATGGAG ATTATCAAAGTGAGTACTACGGCCCAGGAGGGAATTACGACTTCTTTCCCCAAGGCCCTCCATCCTCACAGGCCCAGACTCCTGTAGACCTCCCCTTTGTTCCCTCATCAGGACCCACCGGTACCCCACTAGGGGGCATGGACCATCCTATCCCCGGTCACCATCCGTCCAGTGAAGTACAGCGCTTTTCAGACATCATGTCTCACCACCCGGGAGACTCGCCTAGTCCTGAGCCCGGCATTCCTGGACCCCTGCACAGTATGTCCTCAGATGTTTTCGGGCCCAGTCCGTCCTTTACGTCCCTCTCGCTGAACGGCAGCGGATACAGCAACCACCTCTCCCATCCTCCGTCAGAAATGAACGAGGGCACGGTCTGGTAG